A section of the Oncorhynchus masou masou isolate Uvic2021 unplaced genomic scaffold, UVic_Omas_1.1 unplaced_scaffold_1812, whole genome shotgun sequence genome encodes:
- the LOC135532314 gene encoding zinc finger protein 189-like has translation MDTLYTYRLLPPTYTNTKDPEYSYRLVKLELVDCWQTPDLNIIIKQEEEEEEDSFLQVKEEEEEEDISLQVEEEEEEEDISLQVEEEEDEEDNIALHVKEEEEEEDISLQVKEEEEDHTFMVKVEEEEKDKALVVKEEEEEGGFTVKKEEEEAIEVFIFSEQQQQQQTRPKKQPKQTQEPQHSPLYCPDCGMSFVSPGILNAHRRIHQPRIIHTTTTGEPSHYCHDCGKTFDTARYLNKHRLVHTAERTHHCSQCDRSFLRLQHLKEHQRTHSGEKPHYCSACGKGFTKVRLLRTHQRLHAVEGADVVGDGAETGMKEASGVVMSAMGRKRALRVLAGVDYYYCSECGKSFSSAAYLKVHQKAHTGGKPYQCAHCKKSFSTSWGLKVHRQNRSGEKPYQCADCGKRFSDLRSHKAHQSTHTGEKPYTCPVCGKGFAWLKSLQKHQATHSSSGGGVIEVHIE, from the exons ATGGATACTCTCTACACTTATAGATTACTACCACCCACATATACCAACACGAAGGACCCTGAATACAGTTATAGACTAGTGAAGCTCGAACTTGTAGACTGCTGGCAAACTCCTGACCTGAACATCATCATCAaacaagaagaggaggaggaagaggatagctTTCTACAAGttaaagaagaagaggaggaagaggatatttctctgcaagttgaagaagaagaggaggaagaggatattTCTCTACAAGTtgaagaagaagaggatgaggaagataATATCGCTCTACATGttaaagaagaagaggaggaagaggatatcTCTCTACAAGttaaagaagaagaggaagatcacACTTTCATGGTCaaagtagaggaagaagagaaggacaAAGCTCTTGTAgttaaagaagaagaagaggagggtggttttacggtcaaaaaagaagaagaagaagctatAGAGGTTTTTATTTTTTCTG aacaacaacaacaacaacagacgcGACCAAAGAAACAGCCAAAACAGACCCAGGAACCCCAACACTCCCCTCTGTACTGCCCCGACTGTGGGATGAGTTTTGTCAGCCCTGGAATACTGAACGCGCACCGCAGAATCCACCAGCCCAGAATaatccacaccaccaccaccggtGAGCCGTCTCACTACTGCCACGACTGCGGCAAGACCTTCGACACCGCCCGCTACCTCAACAAGCACCGCTTGGTTCACACAGCAGAGAGGACGCACCACTGTTCCCAGTGCGACCGGAGCTTCCTGAGACTCCAGCACCTCAAAGAGCACCAGAGAACCCACAGCGGAGAGAAACCTCACTACTGCTCCGCGTGTGGGAAGGGCTTCACCAAGGTCCGACTGCTCCGGACACACCAGCGGCTGCATGCCGTGGAGGGAGCCGACGTCGTCGGGGATGGGGCGGAGACGGGGATGAAGGAAGCTAGTGGGGTGGTGATGTCAGCGATGGGGCGGAAGAGAGCGCTGAGAGTTCTGGCCGGAGtggactactactactgctctgagtgtgggaagagcttctcCAGTGCGGCCTATCTTAAG GTGCATCAGAAGGCTCACACAGGAGGCAAACCATACCAGTGTGCTCACTGTAAGAAATCATTCAGCACATCGTGGGGTTTAAAGGTTCACCGGCAGAATCGCTCTGGAGAGAAGCCCTACCAGTGCGCCGACTGTGGGAAGAGGTTCTCGGACCTGCGCAGCCACAAAGCCCACCAGAGCacccacactggagagaaaccataCACATGCCCTGTCTGTGGAAAAGGCTTTGCCTGGCTAAAGAGCCTACAGAAACACCAGGCCACACACAGCAGCAGTGGTGGTGGAGTCATAGAAGTACATATAGAATAA